From the Candidatus Krumholzibacteriia bacterium genome, one window contains:
- a CDS encoding isoprenylcysteine carboxylmethyltransferase family protein — translation MNRQLSSTWLALRSLLWTFLLPGFFAGYVPWRFFGLSRLRFDGTQPAQVLGLLCLGLGAALLAACILEFARSGRGTLSPLDPPRQLVVRGLYRYVRNPMYLSVTTIVLGEVVWSRSWALATYWVIWFAVVNLFVIGYEEPNLRQRFGASYEAYTQHVGRWMPKFRQH, via the coding sequence ATGAACCGGCAGCTGTCATCCACCTGGCTCGCGTTGCGCAGCCTCTTGTGGACATTCTTGCTCCCAGGCTTCTTCGCCGGGTACGTGCCGTGGCGGTTCTTCGGTCTCAGCCGGCTGCGGTTCGACGGGACCCAACCGGCGCAGGTTCTGGGCCTTTTGTGCCTGGGCCTCGGCGCCGCGCTCCTCGCTGCCTGTATCCTCGAGTTCGCGCGGAGCGGCAGGGGTACGCTGTCGCCCCTCGACCCGCCGCGTCAACTGGTGGTGCGCGGCTTGTACCGCTACGTGAGGAATCCGATGTATCTCAGCGTCACGACCATCGTGCTCGGCGAGGTGGTGTGGAGCCGTTCGTGGGCCCTTGCCACCTATTGGGTGATCTGGTTCGCGGTCGTCAACCTGTTCGTCATCGGATACGAGGAGCCGAATCTGCGGCAGCGCTTCGGTGCGTCGTACGAGGCGTACACCCAGCACGTCGGGCGCTGGATGCCAAAGTTCCGCCAGCACTGA
- a CDS encoding rhomboid family intramembrane serine protease — MTTGPPDSEADESEPPELVPLDADEPPSVDLWSVVGDIQPWATVLLVLAWGLLFMVLAIRHEIGESSALLDWGASATGLGPFDSAWRLLASTFVHAGGAHALSNAISMLILGPAVERIFTRSGFLVLFVTGGCGASLASLAWRAWLHGSETTLSVGASGAIFALGGALLVSAYRLRHRLPPTRARALAGALAILVSQGLVAGVTRNGTDNIAHAAGLAIGVVLAVWIPMSPRLDDNPPGHVMRALGTLAALALAVSLALAVRSGITRG, encoded by the coding sequence ATGACCACCGGTCCTCCCGACTCCGAAGCGGACGAGTCCGAGCCGCCCGAGCTCGTGCCCTTGGATGCCGACGAGCCACCGTCTGTCGACCTGTGGTCGGTGGTCGGCGACATCCAACCCTGGGCCACCGTCCTGCTCGTGCTGGCATGGGGACTCTTGTTCATGGTCCTTGCCATCCGTCACGAGATCGGCGAAAGCTCGGCGTTGCTCGACTGGGGCGCGAGCGCCACGGGTCTCGGTCCGTTCGACAGCGCCTGGCGGCTGCTGGCCTCGACCTTTGTGCATGCAGGGGGGGCCCACGCCCTCTCCAACGCCATCAGCATGCTCATCCTCGGCCCCGCGGTGGAGCGCATCTTCACGCGCTCGGGCTTCTTGGTGCTATTCGTCACCGGCGGTTGCGGAGCGTCGCTCGCGAGCCTGGCATGGCGCGCCTGGCTTCACGGTTCAGAAACAACGCTGAGCGTCGGGGCCTCGGGCGCCATCTTCGCCCTCGGCGGGGCGCTGCTCGTGAGCGCCTACCGCCTGCGTCACCGGTTGCCGCCCACCCGCGCGCGGGCGCTCGCCGGTGCGCTGGCGATCCTCGTGAGCCAAGGGCTGGTGGCCGGCGTCACTCGCAACGGCACCGACAACATCGCCCATGCCGCGGGACTCGCGATCGGCGTCGTGCTCGCAGTCTGGATCCCTATGAGCCCGCGCCTCGACGACAACCCACCGGGGCACGTGATGCGCGCACTCGGGACGCTCGCCGCCCTGGCGCTCGCCGTCTCCCTCGCACTGGCAGTCCGCAGTGGGATCACGCGCGGTTGA